The following proteins come from a genomic window of Manduca sexta isolate Smith_Timp_Sample1 chromosome 6, JHU_Msex_v1.0, whole genome shotgun sequence:
- the LOC115448935 gene encoding UDP-glucosyltransferase 2, whose product MTTPLFRVALSFFLCLYTCSAYKVLVVFPLPGKSHGILGSSLVKHLLNFGHEVTYITPFVSERPHPNLQQVDVSLNLNFIPSFQQYLMHVFSVNVPPFSFRQRLQELWTQIEVTSYMYWKSDNAENKEYERLIAPIVRKRGREPPSYYDVKYNASLVLGNSHVSLGQATTVPEAYKAVGGYHVDEEVLPLPPNIQHIMDKAKHGVIFFSMGSQLNSKDIPEDIKRKLLELFGAFKQTVIWKFEEKPDQLPNNVHVLKWAPQQSILAHPNCVLFITHGGQLSTTEAIHFGVPIIGIPVFGDQFVNIARAVNKGFALQVKLSYSLAEDLKLAIQEILNNQIYTEKIKRLSVVYHHRPVKPGTEIVHWAEHVIITQGAPHLRSYGSLVPWYQKLYLDLIVIIIALVLVLKRILKFFFSKKISNSKKNN is encoded by the exons ATGACGACGCCACTTTTCCGGGTAGCGTTAAGTTTCTTCCTCTGTCTGTATACATGCAGCGCTTACAAGGTCTTGGTTGTATTTCCCCTACCCGGCAAGAGCCATGGCATCCTAGGATCCAGTTTAGTGAAACATCTCCTTAATTTCGGGCACGAG GTAACATATATTACTCCCTTCGTTTCTGAACGGCCACACCCCAATCTTCAGCAAGTCGACGTGAGCctcaatttgaattttatccCGA GCTTTCAGCAGTATTTAATGCATGTTTTCTCCGTCAACGTACCACCTTTCTCATTTCGCCAACGTCTTCAGGAATTGTGGACGCAGATCGAAGTCACAAGTTATATGTActg gaaAAGCGACAATGCAGAAAATAAAGAATATGAAAGACTCATTGCTCCGATCGTAAGAAAGCGAGGGCGTGAACCTCCGTCCT attacgacgtGAAGTACAACGCCTCTCTAGTTCTGGGTAACTCCCACGTTTCCTTGGGCCAGGCGACGACTGTACCAGAAGCTTACAAGGCTGTAGGAGGATACCATGTTGATGAAGAAGTACTACCACTGCCCCCG AATATACAACATATAATGGACAAAGCCAAACATGGAGTAATATTCTTCAGCATGGGATCTCAATTGAACAGCAAGGATATACCCGAAGATATCAAGAGAAAACTTCTTGAATTGTTCGGTGCCTTTAAGCAAACAGTTATATGGAAATTCGAAGAGAAACCCGATCAATTACCTAACAACGTTCATGTCTTGAAATGGGCACCGCAACAGAGCATTTtag CACATCCTAATTGCGTCCTTTTCATAACCCACGGCGGTCAGTTGTCGACCACAGAAGCCATCCATTTTGGAGTACCAATCATCGGCATACCAGTCTTCGGTGATCAATTTGTAAACATTGCAAGAGCTGTCAACAAAGGTTTTGCTTTGCAAGTAAAACTATCTTATTCTTTGGCAGAAGATCTGAAGTTGGCTATTCAGGAGATTTTGAATAATCAAAT ATATACGGAGAAAATAAAGAGATTATCAGTCGTATACCATCACCGTCCAGTGAAGCCTGGTACCGAAATTGTTCATTGGGCCGAACACGTCATCATAACTCAAGGAGCTCCACATCTTAGATCTTATGGATCCCTGGTACCGTGGTATCAGAAACTATATTTAGATCTGATCGTGATAATAATTGCTCTAGTATTGGTATTGAAGCGCATTCTCAAGTTCTTTTTCTCAAAGAAGATAAGTAACAGCaagaagaataattaa